A stretch of Pseudomonas taetrolens DNA encodes these proteins:
- a CDS encoding MFS transporter: protein MVPSQTVRSTPAQSTPHGGIGDRIRGAMAIGKTRWGMLALVFFATTLNYIDRAALGVMQPILAKEMSWTAMDYANINFWFQVGYAIGFVLQGRLIDRVGVKRVFFCAVLLWSLATGAHGLATSALGFMICRFILGLTEAANYPACVKTTRLWFPASERAVASGIFNAGTNVGAMFTPMLLPLVLHVWGWQAAFLCMAALGGIWLIFWGLRYYNPEQHPTVSQAELAYIQQEQEPEQKSVSFSTILKMRGTWAFALSYAMTAPVFWFYLYWLPPFLNQQYNLGINVTQMGIPLIIIYVTADFGSVGGGILSSVLISRGMAAVKARLVSMLLCAISIIGVVFAAGSSQLWVAVAAIALALGAHQAWTANVWSMVMDYTPKHMMGTVFGFGGMCAAIGGMFMTQFVGYVLTVSNNNYTLLFTMIPAMYFIALVWMYFMAPRKIPQT, encoded by the coding sequence ATGGTCCCTTCTCAAACTGTACGTAGCACCCCGGCCCAGAGCACACCGCATGGCGGCATCGGCGACCGGATTCGCGGCGCCATGGCGATCGGTAAAACCCGCTGGGGCATGCTCGCGCTGGTCTTTTTCGCCACCACGCTGAACTACATCGACCGCGCCGCCCTGGGTGTAATGCAACCGATTCTGGCCAAAGAGATGAGCTGGACGGCGATGGACTACGCCAACATCAACTTTTGGTTCCAGGTGGGTTACGCCATCGGCTTCGTCCTGCAAGGCCGCCTGATCGACCGAGTCGGCGTCAAGCGTGTGTTCTTCTGCGCGGTATTGCTGTGGAGCCTGGCCACAGGAGCGCACGGCCTCGCCACCTCGGCGCTAGGCTTTATGATCTGCCGCTTTATCCTTGGCCTGACCGAAGCGGCCAACTACCCGGCTTGCGTGAAGACCACGCGCCTGTGGTTCCCGGCCAGCGAGCGTGCCGTGGCCAGCGGGATCTTCAACGCCGGGACCAACGTCGGCGCCATGTTCACCCCGATGCTTTTGCCATTGGTGCTGCATGTCTGGGGCTGGCAGGCCGCCTTTTTGTGCATGGCGGCATTGGGCGGTATCTGGTTGATTTTCTGGGGCCTGAGATACTACAACCCCGAGCAGCACCCGACGGTCAGCCAGGCAGAACTGGCGTATATCCAGCAAGAGCAGGAACCCGAGCAAAAGTCCGTTTCCTTTTCCACCATCCTCAAGATGCGCGGAACCTGGGCCTTCGCCCTGTCCTATGCGATGACGGCACCGGTGTTTTGGTTCTACCTGTACTGGTTACCGCCGTTTCTGAACCAGCAGTACAACCTGGGCATCAACGTGACGCAGATGGGTATCCCGCTGATCATCATCTATGTCACCGCCGATTTCGGCAGTGTCGGCGGCGGGATTCTTTCTTCGGTCCTGATCAGTCGCGGCATGGCTGCCGTCAAGGCGCGCTTGGTGTCGATGCTGTTGTGCGCCATCAGCATTATCGGCGTGGTGTTTGCCGCAGGCTCCAGCCAACTGTGGGTGGCGGTCGCGGCTATTGCCCTGGCCCTCGGTGCGCATCAGGCCTGGACCGCGAACGTCTGGAGCATGGTGATGGACTACACGCCCAAGCACATGATGGGCACTGTGTTCGGATTTGGCGGCATGTGCGCTGCCATCGGCGGGATGTTCATGACCCAGTTCGTGGGCTATGTGCTGACGGTCTCCAACAACAATTACACCCTGTTGTTCACCATGATTCCGGCGATGTACTTCATTGCTCTGGTGTGGATGTACTTCATGGCACCGCGAAAAATCCCGCAGACGTAA
- the quiC gene encoding 3-dehydroshikimate dehydratase QuiC, whose amino-acid sequence MKRSIATVSLSGTLPEKLDAIAAAGFDGVEIFENDLLYYDGSPREVRQMCADLGLAISLFQPFRDFEGCRRDRLARNLDRAERKFDLMQELGTDLVLVCSNTASDSVGDWQVLRDDLSLLAERAGARDLRIGYEALAWGRHVNTWQQVWDLVRQIDHPNLGVLLDSFHTLSLKGDPGAIAQIPGDKIFFVQMADAPLLAMDVLEWSRHFRCFPGQGEFDLPGFLAPIIQSGYTGPLSLEVFNDGFRAAPTRANAADGFRSLLYLEEKTRERLARQAEPEVSLEPLFAPAAASAYDGIEFLEFAVDESRGAQLGHWLERLGFRKAGQHRSKNVSLLRQGDINLILNAEPYSFAHNFFEAHGPSLCATAIRVEDSTRALARAVAYKGQPYRGLVGPNELELAAVRAPDGSLIYLVDTDASGKPLYESDFNLAPVDASPGGLKRIDHMAMALPAESLDSWVLFYKSLLDFEADDEVVLPDPYGLVKSRALRSRCSSIRLPLNISENRNTAISHALSSYRGSGVHHIAFECDDLFAEVSRAKEAGVPLLDIPLNYYDDLAARFDFDDEFLSELAYFNVLYDRDGQGGELFHVYTEPFEGRFFFELLQRKNGYAGYGAANVAVRLAAMAKSRSGAVRQAKL is encoded by the coding sequence ATGAAGCGTTCGATCGCCACTGTATCGTTGAGCGGCACCTTGCCCGAGAAGCTGGATGCCATTGCGGCGGCGGGCTTTGACGGGGTCGAGATCTTTGAAAACGACCTGCTTTATTACGACGGCAGCCCGCGTGAAGTACGCCAGATGTGCGCTGACCTGGGGCTGGCGATCAGTCTGTTTCAACCGTTTCGCGACTTTGAAGGCTGCCGCCGTGACCGCTTGGCACGCAACCTGGATCGCGCCGAACGCAAATTTGACCTGATGCAGGAACTGGGTACTGACCTGGTGCTGGTGTGCAGCAACACAGCGTCCGATTCAGTGGGTGACTGGCAAGTTTTACGCGATGACCTGAGCCTGCTCGCCGAGCGAGCCGGGGCCCGAGACCTGCGCATTGGCTACGAGGCGCTGGCATGGGGACGTCATGTCAACACGTGGCAGCAGGTCTGGGACCTGGTGCGCCAGATTGATCATCCGAACCTCGGGGTGTTGCTCGACAGCTTCCATACGTTGTCGCTCAAGGGTGATCCCGGCGCGATTGCGCAGATTCCGGGTGACAAGATCTTCTTTGTGCAAATGGCCGACGCGCCACTGCTGGCGATGGACGTGCTGGAGTGGAGCCGCCACTTTCGCTGCTTCCCCGGCCAGGGCGAGTTCGACTTGCCCGGCTTTTTGGCGCCGATCATTCAGAGCGGCTACACCGGGCCGCTGTCGCTGGAAGTCTTCAATGATGGTTTCCGTGCGGCGCCGACCCGCGCCAATGCCGCGGACGGCTTTCGCTCATTGCTCTATCTCGAAGAGAAGACCCGCGAGCGTCTGGCCCGGCAAGCGGAGCCGGAGGTCAGCCTGGAGCCCTTGTTCGCGCCAGCGGCCGCCAGTGCCTACGACGGGATCGAGTTTCTTGAGTTTGCCGTGGATGAAAGCCGCGGTGCGCAGCTCGGCCATTGGCTGGAGCGCCTGGGCTTTCGCAAGGCCGGGCAGCATCGCTCAAAAAATGTGAGCCTGCTGCGCCAGGGTGATATCAACCTGATTCTCAATGCCGAACCGTATTCGTTTGCCCACAACTTTTTTGAGGCGCACGGCCCATCGTTGTGCGCCACGGCGATTCGCGTGGAGGACAGTACCCGCGCGCTGGCTCGTGCCGTGGCCTACAAGGGCCAGCCCTATCGCGGTCTGGTCGGGCCCAATGAGCTGGAGCTGGCAGCTGTACGAGCCCCCGACGGTAGCCTGATTTATCTGGTGGACACCGATGCCTCCGGTAAGCCGCTGTACGAGTCGGATTTCAACCTTGCGCCCGTGGACGCGAGCCCCGGCGGACTCAAGCGCATTGACCACATGGCCATGGCGTTGCCGGCCGAAAGTCTCGACAGCTGGGTGCTGTTCTACAAAAGCCTGCTGGATTTCGAGGCCGATGACGAAGTGGTGCTGCCGGATCCTTACGGGCTGGTGAAAAGTCGCGCGCTGCGTAGCCGCTGCAGTTCGATCCGCTTGCCGCTGAATATTTCAGAAAACAGGAACACCGCCATCTCTCACGCGTTGTCGAGTTATCGCGGTTCAGGTGTGCACCACATCGCGTTTGAATGTGATGACCTGTTCGCCGAAGTCAGTCGTGCCAAAGAAGCGGGCGTGCCGCTGCTGGACATCCCGCTCAACTACTACGATGACCTGGCGGCACGCTTTGATTTTGACGATGAGTTTTTGAGCGAGCTGGCCTACTTTAACGTGTTGTATGACCGCGACGGCCAAGGCGGCGAGTTGTTCCATGTGTACACCGAACCCTTTGAAGGCCGCTTCTTCTTTGAACTCCTGCAGCGCAAAAATGGCTATGCCGGTTATGGTGCTGCCAACGTCGCCGTGCGTCTGGCGGCCATGGCCAAGTCGCGCAGCGGCGCGGTTCGACAGGCGAAGCTGTAA
- a CDS encoding TetR/AcrR family transcriptional regulator yields MTKTPDIDTAAVSEPRKSRKNNPEKTRENILKEAIVEFVEQGLSGARVDAIAERTHTSKRMIYYYFTSKEQLYVEVLEKLYSEIRTTESQLHLNELEPVQAIRRLVEFTFDHHDRNADFVRIVSIENIHKGEYIKHSECIKAMNDNIVHVLEDILQRGVEQKVFRQGLNPLDVHLLVSSFCYYRVSNRYTVGESFQVDLSDPQVKQRQREMICDSVLRYLQA; encoded by the coding sequence ATGACCAAGACCCCAGACATCGACACCGCTGCGGTGAGCGAGCCGCGTAAAAGCCGTAAGAACAATCCTGAAAAGACGCGCGAGAATATCCTCAAGGAAGCGATTGTCGAGTTTGTCGAGCAAGGGCTGTCGGGCGCGCGCGTGGATGCAATCGCTGAGCGCACCCACACCTCCAAGCGCATGATCTATTACTACTTCACCAGTAAAGAGCAGCTTTACGTCGAGGTGCTGGAGAAGCTTTACAGCGAGATTCGCACCACTGAAAGCCAGCTGCATCTCAACGAGCTGGAGCCGGTGCAGGCGATCCGCAGGCTGGTGGAGTTTACCTTCGATCACCATGACCGGAATGCGGATTTCGTGCGCATTGTCAGCATCGAAAATATCCATAAGGGCGAATACATCAAGCATTCGGAATGCATCAAGGCGATGAACGACAACATCGTTCATGTGCTGGAAGACATTCTGCAGCGCGGTGTCGAGCAGAAAGTGTTTCGCCAGGGCCTGAACCCGCTGGATGTGCACCTGCTGGTCAGTTCGTTCTGTTATTACCGCGTCTCCAACCGCTACACGGTGGGGGAGAGCTTTCAGGTCGACCTGTCAGACCCGCAGGTCAAACAGCGCCAGCGCGAGATGATTTGCGATTCGGTCCTGCGCTATTTGCAGGCCTGA
- a CDS encoding shikimate dehydrogenase has product MSKTASSTVLAGLIGAGIQASRTPALHEREGLAHGLRYTYQLLDLDALQLDTHALPDLLLSAERQGFNGLNITYPCKQLVLPLLDELSPQARCIGAVNTVVFTNGKRIGHNTDCQGFAEGFRRSLSDVAVENVVQMGAGGAGAAVAHALLDEGVQHLQIFDVDHRRAHNLVDNLNQHFPGQRATAGTDLATSMAQANGLVNTTPVGMTKLPGMPVPATLLHKALWVAEIIYFPLQTELLRTARALGCRTLDGRQMAVFQAVSAFELISGTTADAPRMLAHFEEMNNAVQD; this is encoded by the coding sequence ATGTCGAAGACTGCCTCTTCTACCGTACTGGCCGGATTGATCGGCGCCGGCATTCAGGCCTCACGCACGCCCGCGCTGCATGAGCGCGAAGGCCTGGCACATGGCCTGCGCTATACCTATCAGTTGCTTGATCTGGATGCGCTGCAGCTGGACACCCACGCGCTGCCCGACCTGCTGCTGAGCGCCGAACGCCAGGGCTTCAACGGCCTGAACATCACCTACCCGTGCAAGCAACTGGTCTTGCCGCTACTGGATGAACTCTCGCCCCAAGCGCGCTGTATCGGCGCGGTGAACACCGTGGTGTTCACCAACGGCAAACGTATCGGCCACAACACTGACTGCCAGGGCTTTGCCGAAGGGTTTCGGCGCAGCCTGAGCGATGTGGCCGTGGAGAATGTGGTGCAAATGGGTGCGGGGGGTGCCGGGGCGGCCGTTGCCCACGCCTTGCTCGACGAGGGTGTGCAACATCTGCAGATCTTTGATGTGGACCACCGTCGTGCGCACAACCTGGTCGATAACCTGAATCAGCATTTCCCGGGTCAGCGGGCCACAGCGGGAACCGACCTGGCAACCTCAATGGCCCAGGCCAACGGGCTGGTCAACACCACACCGGTCGGCATGACCAAACTGCCCGGCATGCCGGTGCCTGCCACGTTGCTGCACAAGGCCCTGTGGGTGGCTGAAATTATCTATTTCCCATTGCAGACCGAATTGCTGCGTACCGCCCGGGCCTTGGGCTGCCGCACGCTGGATGGCAGACAGATGGCGGTGTTTCAGGCCGTGAGCGCGTTCGAGCTGATCAGCGGCACCACGGCTGACGCGCCGCGCATGCTGGCTCACTTTGAAGAGATGAACAACGCAGTGCAGGACTGA
- the aroQ gene encoding type II 3-dehydroquinate dehydratase: protein MTPIVLVLNGPNLNLLGSREPGIYGHETLADIADLCGRTATELGLAVEFRQTNHEGELLDWIHGARQRCTAIVINPAAWTHTSVAIRDALVASELPVIEVHLSNVHTREPFRHHSFVSGVAQAVLCGFGSNGYRLALEHLGQQLKR from the coding sequence ATGACCCCTATCGTTCTGGTGCTCAACGGCCCCAACCTGAACCTGCTCGGCAGCCGCGAGCCCGGTATTTATGGCCATGAAACCCTGGCTGACATCGCCGACTTATGTGGCCGCACGGCCACGGAGCTGGGCCTTGCGGTTGAGTTTCGGCAAACCAATCATGAAGGTGAACTGCTCGACTGGATTCACGGTGCCCGCCAGCGTTGCACCGCCATTGTGATTAACCCCGCCGCCTGGACCCATACCTCGGTGGCCATTCGTGATGCCCTGGTTGCCAGCGAGTTGCCGGTCATTGAAGTGCACCTTTCCAACGTGCATACCCGCGAACCTTTCCGTCATCACTCCTTTGTTTCCGGGGTTGCCCAAGCGGTACTGTGCGGGTTCGGCAGCAACGGCTATCGGCTGGCGCTGGAACACCTCGGCCAGCAACTGAAAAGGTAA
- the trmA gene encoding tRNA (uridine(54)-C5)-methyltransferase TrmA has translation MSALPFDSATYAIELEAKANRLRELLAPFDAPEPQVFDSPLKHFRLRAEFRLWREAGERHYAMFSSDDKRTPILIEDFPIASLRINQLMPQLKAAWKASSALSHKLFQVEFQTTLAGDAMVTLCYHRPLDEHWQNAAEQLAKDLNISVIGRSKGKRTVIGRDHVVEKLEVAERTFTYQQPEGAFTQPNGTVNQKMLNWAYDALGERADDLLELYCGNGNFTLPLATRVRKVLATEISKTSVYAALNNLSDNAVDNVTLVRLSAEELTEALNEVRPFRRLQGIDLKSYDFGSVFVDPPRAGMDPDTCELTRRFDNILYISCNPLTLAENIAQLHDTHRIERCAVFDQFPWTHHMESGVLLVRR, from the coding sequence ATGAGTGCTTTGCCATTTGATTCTGCTACCTACGCCATCGAACTCGAGGCCAAGGCCAACCGCCTGCGCGAACTGCTGGCGCCTTTCGATGCACCCGAGCCTCAGGTGTTTGACTCACCGCTGAAGCACTTCCGTCTGCGGGCCGAGTTCCGCCTGTGGCGCGAAGCGGGCGAACGCCACTACGCCATGTTCTCGTCGGACGATAAGCGTACGCCGATCCTGATCGAGGACTTCCCGATCGCCAGCCTGCGCATCAATCAATTGATGCCGCAGCTCAAGGCCGCCTGGAAAGCCAGCTCGGCCCTGAGCCACAAGCTGTTCCAGGTGGAATTCCAGACCACCCTGGCCGGCGATGCGATGGTCACGTTGTGCTATCACCGTCCGCTGGACGAGCATTGGCAGAACGCGGCCGAGCAGTTGGCCAAAGACCTGAACATCAGCGTGATTGGCCGCTCCAAAGGCAAGCGCACAGTGATTGGTCGCGATCATGTGGTCGAGAAGCTCGAAGTGGCGGAGCGTACCTTCACCTATCAGCAACCTGAGGGCGCCTTCACCCAGCCCAACGGCACGGTCAACCAGAAGATGCTCAACTGGGCATACGACGCGTTGGGTGAGCGGGCCGATGACTTGCTGGAGCTGTATTGCGGCAACGGCAACTTCACCCTGCCGCTGGCCACCCGGGTACGCAAAGTGCTGGCAACCGAAATCAGCAAGACATCGGTCTATGCCGCACTGAACAACCTCAGCGACAACGCTGTGGATAACGTCACGCTGGTGCGCCTGTCGGCAGAAGAGCTGACTGAAGCCCTGAATGAAGTGCGTCCGTTCCGTCGTTTGCAAGGCATCGACCTGAAAAGCTACGACTTCGGCAGCGTCTTCGTTGATCCGCCACGTGCGGGTATGGACCCGGATACCTGCGAGCTGACCCGTCGTTTCGACAATATTCTGTATATTTCCTGCAACCCGCTGACCTTGGCCGAGAACATCGCCCAACTGCACGACACCCATCGCATTGAGCGTTGTGCCGTGTTTGACCAGTTCCCGTGGACTCACCACATGGAATCGGGCGTGTTGCTGGTCCGTCGCTAA
- a CDS encoding NCS2 family permease, whose amino-acid sequence MLERLFQLKAHNTNVRTEILAGITTFLAMAYILFVNPSILGETGMDKGALFVATCLAAAIGSATMGIIANYPIALAPGMGLNAFFTYTVVLHLGHTWQVALGAVFISAVLFFLLSIFRIREWIINSIPLPLRSAIAAGIGLFLALIALGNAGIVVANQATLVGMGDLSQPKVILASLGFALIVALEAMQVRGAVLIGILGVTIASIALGVTEFGGVVSMPPSLAPTFLQLDIKGALDIGLISVIFAFLFVDLFDNSGTLIGVAKRAGLMGKDGHMPKMGRALIADSTAAMAGSLLGTSTTTSYIESAAGVSAGGRTGLTAIVVGIMFLLALFFSPLAASVPAFATAPALMFVAVLMMSGLAEIEWDDVTVAAPVVITALAMPFTYSIANGIAFGFISWTVIKLLTGRIRELNAPLIILSILFVIKLGWFNA is encoded by the coding sequence ATGCTGGAAAGGCTGTTTCAACTCAAAGCACACAATACCAACGTGCGTACCGAGATTCTTGCAGGTATCACGACCTTCCTCGCGATGGCCTATATCCTGTTCGTAAACCCGAGCATCCTCGGTGAGACAGGTATGGACAAGGGCGCCCTGTTTGTTGCCACCTGCCTGGCGGCCGCCATCGGTTCCGCGACCATGGGCATCATCGCCAACTACCCGATCGCCCTCGCACCGGGCATGGGCTTGAACGCCTTCTTCACCTACACCGTGGTGCTGCATTTGGGCCATACCTGGCAAGTAGCGCTGGGCGCGGTGTTTATCTCCGCAGTGTTGTTCTTCCTGCTGTCGATCTTTCGCATCCGTGAGTGGATCATCAACAGTATCCCGCTGCCACTGCGCTCGGCCATTGCCGCCGGTATCGGTCTGTTCCTTGCGTTGATTGCCCTGGGCAACGCCGGCATCGTGGTTGCCAACCAGGCAACGCTGGTGGGCATGGGTGATCTGAGCCAACCCAAAGTGATCCTCGCCTCCCTGGGCTTTGCCCTGATCGTTGCCCTCGAGGCCATGCAAGTGCGCGGTGCGGTACTGATCGGCATTCTGGGCGTCACGATTGCCTCGATCGCATTGGGTGTGACCGAGTTCGGTGGCGTGGTGTCGATGCCGCCTTCGCTGGCACCAACCTTCCTGCAGCTGGATATCAAAGGCGCATTGGACATTGGCCTGATCAGCGTGATCTTCGCCTTCCTGTTCGTTGACCTGTTCGACAACTCCGGCACCCTGATCGGCGTTGCCAAGCGCGCAGGCCTGATGGGCAAAGACGGTCACATGCCAAAAATGGGCCGTGCCCTGATTGCCGACAGCACCGCGGCCATGGCCGGTTCCCTGCTGGGCACCTCGACCACCACCAGCTACATCGAGTCGGCAGCAGGCGTAAGCGCCGGCGGCCGTACCGGCCTGACCGCCATCGTGGTCGGCATCATGTTCCTGCTGGCCCTGTTCTTCTCGCCCTTGGCTGCCAGCGTCCCGGCCTTCGCCACCGCACCGGCCCTGATGTTTGTCGCCGTCCTGATGATGAGCGGCCTGGCCGAAATCGAATGGGATGACGTGACCGTTGCCGCACCGGTGGTGATCACCGCACTGGCGATGCCGTTCACCTACTCCATCGCCAATGGCATCGCCTTCGGCTTTATTTCCTGGACCGTGATCAAGCTGCTGACAGGTCGCATACGCGAGCTGAATGCACCACTGATCATTCTGTCGATTCTGTTTGTGATCAAGCTGGGTTGGTTTAACGCATGA
- a CDS encoding DUF4879 domain-containing protein, which produces MKRIIKPVFVCLSLLVGLSTSAGLNAAPAMPLSRIEILKVVSVSCAVEDVSDARERTRCDHNGPGIKVYVLERGYGGQPNVTLDGQEVDGVRTPVCNQGEGLVTCQGAGTTVGYVYTFDLGNRNGGWFQFSNASLVPPHNRFSARLFIK; this is translated from the coding sequence ATGAAGCGCATCATCAAGCCTGTTTTTGTCTGCTTAAGCCTGCTGGTGGGGCTCTCCACAAGTGCCGGGCTAAACGCGGCGCCGGCAATGCCCTTGAGTCGTATTGAAATCCTCAAGGTGGTGTCTGTTTCCTGCGCCGTGGAGGATGTCTCGGATGCGCGCGAACGCACCCGTTGCGATCACAACGGCCCCGGCATCAAAGTGTATGTGCTGGAACGGGGCTATGGCGGGCAACCGAATGTCACCCTTGATGGTCAGGAGGTCGACGGGGTACGCACGCCAGTCTGCAATCAAGGAGAGGGGCTGGTTACCTGCCAGGGGGCCGGCACGACCGTGGGCTATGTGTACACCTTTGATCTGGGTAACCGGAATGGCGGCTGGTTCCAGTTCAGTAACGCCTCGCTGGTACCGCCGCATAACCGCTTCAGTGCACGTCTCTTTATAAAGTAG
- a CDS encoding DJ-1 family glyoxalase III has protein sequence MTFRALIPVAEGVDDLQTVTLIDVLRRAEIEVVVASVEGRRMLTCARGTRLTADGMLVDLLAQPFDLIVLPGGETGSQHLSAHQPLRHMLVEQGRAGRIFAAIDQAPALVLQPAGMLRQRRMTCSHVVSDQLSGCNFIDEPVVVDGNCITAQGSIAALSFALMLVEQLCGKNRRNAIFPAL, from the coding sequence ATGACCTTTAGAGCCTTGATTCCTGTCGCCGAAGGTGTCGATGACCTGCAGACCGTGACCTTGATTGATGTGCTGCGCCGCGCCGAGATCGAAGTGGTGGTTGCCAGTGTCGAGGGGCGTCGCATGCTGACCTGTGCTCGCGGCACGCGTCTGACAGCCGATGGCATGCTGGTTGATCTGCTGGCCCAGCCTTTTGATCTGATCGTGTTGCCGGGAGGGGAGACGGGTAGCCAGCACTTGTCGGCCCATCAGCCATTGCGCCATATGCTGGTAGAGCAGGGCCGGGCCGGGCGTATTTTTGCCGCGATCGACCAGGCCCCGGCGCTGGTATTGCAACCTGCCGGGATGCTCAGGCAACGGCGCATGACCTGCAGTCACGTCGTGAGCGACCAGCTTTCTGGCTGTAATTTCATAGACGAACCCGTGGTGGTCGATGGCAATTGCATCACCGCCCAAGGTTCGATCGCGGCGCTGTCCTTTGCGTTGATGCTGGTCGAACAACTGTGCGGCAAGAATCGGCGCAACGCGATCTTCCCAGCCCTGTAA
- a CDS encoding MFS transporter — MTSHPLLLRHHRPFIAFFIARIFTASAFQMLTVAIGWNLYQLTGNVMDLGWVGLIEFAPRVLFMLHTGHVADRYDRRRVAALCQSLQAMIALTLVIGSATDHVTREMIFVLAFLLGSTRSFEMPSTQALLPSIVPASLFPRAVAAAQAAQQSATIIAPAFGGLLYAFGSVWVYGPAVGLYLIAALLMCNLPARQAALNKGKATLDSLLGGIRFIRSRPDVLGAISLDLFAVLLGGATALLPVFAKDILLTGPWGLGMLRSAPAVGALLMSLWLARFPVERKVGRIMFTAVGVFGVATIAFGLSTSFWFSLAVLVVLGAADMISMVIRASFVQLETPDEMRGRVSAVNGLFIGASNQLGEFESGATAHWLGTVPAVVLGGVGTLVITGVWIKLFPGLANRDRMLEERPTEQSARV, encoded by the coding sequence ATGACCAGCCACCCATTGCTGTTACGCCATCACCGACCGTTCATCGCTTTTTTTATCGCCCGTATTTTCACCGCCAGTGCTTTTCAGATGCTGACCGTGGCGATTGGCTGGAACCTGTATCAACTGACCGGTAACGTCATGGACCTGGGTTGGGTCGGGCTGATCGAATTCGCCCCGCGGGTACTGTTCATGCTGCACACCGGGCATGTGGCCGACCGCTATGACCGGCGCAGGGTCGCCGCGCTGTGCCAGTCGCTGCAGGCGATGATTGCGCTGACGCTGGTCATCGGTAGCGCAACGGATCACGTCACCCGGGAAATGATCTTCGTCCTGGCGTTTCTGCTGGGCAGCACGCGCTCATTCGAAATGCCAAGCACCCAGGCGCTGCTACCGTCCATCGTTCCCGCGAGCCTGTTTCCGCGAGCGGTGGCAGCGGCTCAGGCGGCGCAACAGTCAGCCACCATCATTGCGCCCGCTTTTGGCGGGTTGCTCTATGCATTCGGCAGCGTCTGGGTCTATGGCCCGGCCGTCGGGCTGTATCTGATTGCTGCGCTGCTCATGTGCAACCTCCCCGCGCGCCAGGCAGCGCTCAATAAGGGCAAGGCGACGCTGGACTCGCTGCTGGGGGGCATCCGGTTTATTCGCAGCCGCCCGGATGTACTCGGTGCCATCTCCCTCGACTTGTTTGCCGTACTGCTCGGGGGCGCTACCGCGCTGTTACCCGTGTTTGCCAAAGACATCCTGCTCACCGGCCCCTGGGGGCTTGGCATGCTGCGCTCGGCCCCGGCCGTCGGCGCCTTGCTGATGTCGCTCTGGCTGGCCAGGTTCCCGGTGGAACGCAAGGTCGGGCGCATCATGTTCACCGCTGTGGGGGTATTCGGGGTGGCGACCATCGCCTTTGGGCTGTCCACGTCATTCTGGTTTTCGCTGGCAGTGCTGGTGGTGCTCGGTGCAGCCGACATGATCAGCATGGTGATCCGCGCTTCGTTTGTGCAACTGGAAACCCCGGATGAAATGCGCGGCCGGGTCAGCGCGGTCAATGGTTTGTTCATCGGCGCGTCCAATCAACTGGGCGAGTTCGAGTCCGGGGCAACCGCGCACTGGCTGGGCACCGTGCCGGCGGTAGTGCTGGGTGGCGTGGGCACTCTGGTCATCACCGGGGTATGGATAAAACTGTTCCCCGGATTGGCCAACCGCGATCGAATGCTGGAAGAGAGGCCAACCGAACAATCCGCACGCGTGTAG